The proteins below come from a single Vampirovibrionales bacterium genomic window:
- a CDS encoding endo-1,4-beta-xylanase — protein MAGCCFATSGAPLPADAGFRLGTRIGNTAVTGAADVHPRIDLRRHIQWSSVEPTRNAAYKWAEIDSLVAALKSNNINCLGVISQTPAWASSTSVGGNIYPNPADLPSLYAFVTAAVNRYKATIKEWEVYNECDFRGWTAAQYAQVAIGCSAAIRAADPTATVVTGVSIVPPVTRGGNNSGPWWDALMANAAFMAASDVFSWHLYCKGNPAPAPEIGDKKGAVDDIIPASINRTRAAGFKGEIWITESGWTTDPAGNIDPVTGKAKNLTTDDNQASFLVRMAVMYADLGIDRWYQFQLNGANTGDESGGMGLWNPPRINGGSKKPSWAAYQTACNFLIGATNVTRLGSAAGVYLYALAKADGRAAWCAWTVAGNASVSISGLPATVRRTLRDGAQSTVSTTAGVLTITAGPSPIWVEIV, from the coding sequence GTGGCCGGCTGCTGCTTCGCCACGTCGGGCGCACCCTTACCAGCCGATGCGGGCTTCCGCCTCGGCACGCGCATCGGCAATACGGCCGTCACGGGCGCCGCTGACGTTCACCCGCGCATTGATCTCCGGCGGCACATACAGTGGTCCAGCGTCGAGCCGACGCGCAACGCTGCGTACAAGTGGGCGGAGATTGACAGCCTCGTCGCCGCACTGAAGTCCAACAACATCAACTGCCTGGGCGTTATCTCGCAAACGCCGGCCTGGGCTTCATCGACCAGCGTCGGCGGAAACATCTATCCAAACCCGGCCGACTTGCCGTCGCTGTATGCTTTCGTTACGGCGGCGGTCAACCGCTACAAGGCGACGATCAAAGAGTGGGAGGTCTACAACGAATGCGACTTCCGCGGCTGGACAGCAGCGCAATACGCGCAAGTGGCAATCGGCTGCTCGGCCGCGATCCGCGCCGCTGATCCGACAGCGACGGTCGTTACGGGCGTCTCGATCGTTCCGCCGGTCACGCGAGGCGGCAATAACTCCGGCCCATGGTGGGATGCGCTAATGGCGAACGCGGCATTCATGGCCGCCTCAGACGTGTTTTCGTGGCACCTGTACTGCAAGGGAAACCCCGCCCCGGCGCCGGAAATAGGCGACAAGAAGGGCGCCGTTGATGACATCATTCCGGCGTCGATCAATCGAACGCGAGCGGCTGGATTTAAGGGCGAAATCTGGATAACAGAGAGCGGCTGGACGACAGACCCCGCCGGGAACATCGATCCGGTTACAGGCAAGGCCAAGAACCTCACGACAGACGATAATCAGGCCAGCTTTCTTGTCCGCATGGCGGTGATGTACGCCGACCTCGGGATTGACAGGTGGTACCAGTTCCAGCTCAACGGGGCGAACACGGGCGATGAGTCCGGTGGCATGGGCCTATGGAACCCGCCGCGCATCAACGGCGGCTCCAAGAAACCGTCGTGGGCAGCATATCAAACCGCATGCAACTTCCTGATCGGCGCGACCAACGTTACCCGATTGGGATCAGCAGCCGGCGTTTATCTGTACGCGCTGGCCAAGGCTGACGGCAGAGCCGCCTGGTGTGCATGGACGGTTGCTGGCAATGCCAGCGTTAGCATCTCGGGGCTGCCCGCCACGGTGCGGCGCACGCTGCGTGACGGCGCGCAGAGCACGGTTTCGACCACGGCGGGCGTGCTGACCATAACGGCGGGGCCGTCGCCAATCTGGGTAGAGATCGTCTGA